A segment of the Thermoproteales archaeon genome:
TTTAAGCTCTCTTTCCTAGGAGTAGACCTTTCCCTCTCCCCATGGCTTGAAGAAAGCATAGTTCCTCTAATTGAGTATTTTAAAGAAAATCTAACAATGGGCACTGTCGGTTCTCTAAATGTTATATACGAAATAAACAAGGTTCTTCGAAAACTAGCGAAAAGACCTCAGGTAATAGGTTTTAATGAGATTATGCTTCCACTGGCAGAGGATGAAGGTTTAAAAAGAAGAGTCAGAGAAAATGACTTGAGTTTTAAAGATTTTATGGCTTTTTGCTTCGTGTGCACAGCAGGCCTAGATATGATACCAATACCTGAATGGACCGATATTCAGGTTCTGTTAAATCTATTCTATGATCTACGAGCTGCATATAAGATTAAGAAAAGAACGGTAGGCGTCAGGTTAATACCCGTAGGCGCTGAACCAGGCGAAGAAATTGAGTTACGAGAATTTGGTAATACTCCTGTTTTAGATGTTTTGAAGTAACCGCTAGAGATAGCTGAAGACGTAAGCGCCTATCCTTTTCATTCCTTCCTCTATCCTTGATTCGGGTTCGCTTACAAACGTCATTCTTATATGTCCCCTACCCATGTCACCGAAGTGAGAACCTGGTATTACAACAACATTTTTCCTATATAACAGTCTGTTAGAAAACTCTTCATCATCTCTTCGCATTTTTTCAAGGTAATACTTAATATCTACAAAGAAGTAAAAAGCCCCTTTAGGCTTCACCGTTTTTGCTTCAGGAAGATATTTTTTAATTAGCTCGTACATCAAGTCTCTTCTTTTCCTATAAGTTGGAATTACAACTTCTTTCAGGTATCTATCTTTTATACCATCTGAAAAGAATTTTAAAAGAGCATACTGTCCAACAGTATTAGGGGCTAGGGACACGTACTGTTTTATTTTTTCTATGGCATCTATTGCTTCTTTAGGACCTGTAATATATCCAAGCCTGAATCCGGGTATTGACGCTTCTTTTGAAAAAGTGTTTACTGTTATAGTTCTTTCGCGGGCTCCTGGAATTGTGTCTGGCCATGTATCTTTCTCCTCGAATATTATGTACTTATATGCAGCATCGTATATTATCCAGAAATCGTGACTTTGAGCTAAGTCAACTAACCCTTTGACAAATTCCGGGTCTATTATTCTTCCTGTAGGATTGTCAGGACTAAGCAGGATAAAGGCTTTTGTTAGTGGAGAGATCGCCTCTTTAAGATGCTCGAGGTTTGGTTGGTAGTTGTTTTCTACGGTTACGGGTATTTTCTTGACCCGTCCTCCCACTAGCTTTATTGCTTCACTGTATCCCAAATAAGTGGGATCTAAGATTATTATTTCCTCATTTTTATCTACAACTGCCGCTAATGTTAAGAATATCCCCTCGGTTCCACCGTCAGTTATTATGATTTCATTCAAAGGATCATATTCTACGCCAAAATTTTTTTTCAAATCTTCTGAAATTAGCTCTCTAAGTTCTGGTAATCCACGTGTCCCACAATAAGATACAGTTTTTTGAGGTTTTTCGCGTAGTAATGTTGTAATATAATCTATTAATTCTCGCGGAGGGGACAAACTTGGCGCTCCACCACCAAAAGATATTATATCCCCTTTTCTCCTCGCTTCATCGAGGAGAGCTGCTATTCTTCTTATAGGCGATGCCTGTATATAAGATAATCTAAAAGATAAACTTGGCATGATACATCGATTTTTAAATGCAAAAGACAGCTATATATTTTAGCTAAGAGATTATTTTAAAAATAGTATCGTCCAATATGAAGAATCATCATATTTCTATAGTATACTTTAATACTTTACTATATTTTTGAAGACTTATCTTCATCATCTATAATTCTCGTTTTTTAAATTCTTCAATCTTTCTAGCCTGTTCTTCTTTTCCTATCTCTTTTAGTATATGACAAAATTCTGAAATCCTTCGTCTAATCTCTTCTTTGAGACTTTCAGGAGATCTATTATATATATTCATTATTTCTTCAAACTTCTCTTCTTGAATAA
Coding sequences within it:
- a CDS encoding pyridoxal phosphate-dependent aminotransferase; amino-acid sequence: MPSLSFRLSYIQASPIRRIAALLDEARRKGDIISFGGGAPSLSPPRELIDYITTLLREKPQKTVSYCGTRGLPELRELISEDLKKNFGVEYDPLNEIIITDGGTEGIFLTLAAVVDKNEEIIILDPTYLGYSEAIKLVGGRVKKIPVTVENNYQPNLEHLKEAISPLTKAFILLSPDNPTGRIIDPEFVKGLVDLAQSHDFWIIYDAAYKYIIFEEKDTWPDTIPGARERTITVNTFSKEASIPGFRLGYITGPKEAIDAIEKIKQYVSLAPNTVGQYALLKFFSDGIKDRYLKEVVIPTYRKRRDLMYELIKKYLPEAKTVKPKGAFYFFVDIKYYLEKMRRDDEEFSNRLLYRKNVVVIPGSHFGDMGRGHIRMTFVSEPESRIEEGMKRIGAYVFSYL